The following are encoded in a window of Stigmatella erecta genomic DNA:
- a CDS encoding cob(I)yrinic acid a,c-diamide adenosyltransferase produces the protein MKIYTKSGDTGETGLFGGGRVPKDDERVDAYGEVDELNATLGLARGFSPPADLDALLQRLQEQLFTVGAVLATPTGTKASSYIPVLQAAWVEAMEAAIDAFEEELPKMTHFILPGGSQASGALHLARTVCRRAERRAIPLVREGKVATEVVTFLNRLSDLLFVMARVANHRAGVADVKWIPEKPTK, from the coding sequence ATGAAGATCTACACGAAGAGCGGCGACACGGGAGAGACGGGGCTCTTTGGCGGCGGGCGGGTTCCCAAGGACGACGAGCGGGTGGATGCGTACGGCGAGGTGGATGAGCTGAACGCGACGCTGGGCCTGGCGCGCGGGTTCTCGCCCCCGGCGGACCTGGATGCGCTGCTGCAGCGGCTCCAGGAGCAGCTCTTCACGGTGGGCGCGGTGCTGGCGACGCCCACGGGCACCAAGGCCTCCTCGTACATTCCGGTGCTCCAGGCGGCGTGGGTCGAGGCCATGGAGGCGGCCATCGACGCGTTCGAGGAGGAGCTGCCGAAGATGACGCACTTCATCCTGCCGGGAGGCAGCCAGGCGTCGGGCGCGCTGCACCTGGCGCGCACGGTGTGCCGCCGGGCCGAGCGGCGGGCCATCCCCCTGGTGCGCGAGGGGAAGGTGGCCACGGAGGTGGTGACGTTCCTCAACCGCCTGTCGGACCTGCTCTTCGTCATGGCCCGGGTGGCCAACCACCGGGCAGGCGTCGCGGATGTGAAGTGGATACCGGAGAAGCCCACGAAATAG
- a CDS encoding thymidylate synthase gives MRQYLDLLDRVLKDGTRRGDRTGTGTLSVFGPQLRFDLSQGFPLVTTKKLHVKSIIHELLWMLRGDTSVRSLQAAGVTIWDEWADAEGNLGPVYGHQWRSWSGPQGQSIDQMRGLVEGLRKSPESRRHIVSAWNVADLPAMKLPPCHVLFQFYVANGRLSCQLYQRSADLFLGLPFNIASYSLLTMMVAQATGLIPHEFIHTLGDAHLYLNHVEQARTQLSREPRPLPRMVLNPEVKDLFAFRYEDFTLQAYEPHPAIKAPVAV, from the coding sequence ATGAGGCAATACCTGGACCTACTGGACCGCGTCCTGAAGGACGGCACGAGGCGAGGGGACCGCACGGGGACTGGAACGCTCAGCGTGTTCGGGCCCCAGCTCCGGTTTGATCTCTCCCAGGGCTTCCCGCTCGTCACCACGAAGAAGCTCCACGTGAAGTCCATCATCCACGAGCTGCTGTGGATGCTGCGGGGCGACACCAGCGTGCGCTCGCTCCAGGCCGCAGGTGTCACCATCTGGGACGAGTGGGCCGACGCCGAGGGCAACCTCGGCCCCGTGTACGGCCACCAGTGGCGCTCTTGGTCCGGGCCCCAGGGCCAGTCCATCGATCAGATGCGGGGGCTCGTGGAGGGGCTGCGCAAGAGCCCCGAGTCGCGGCGCCACATCGTCAGCGCGTGGAACGTGGCGGACCTGCCCGCCATGAAGCTGCCGCCCTGCCACGTGCTCTTCCAGTTTTACGTGGCCAACGGGCGCCTGTCCTGCCAGCTCTACCAGCGCAGCGCGGACCTCTTCCTGGGGCTGCCCTTCAACATCGCCTCCTACTCGCTGCTGACGATGATGGTGGCGCAGGCCACGGGGCTCATCCCCCACGAGTTCATCCACACGCTGGGCGATGCGCACCTGTACCTCAACCACGTGGAGCAGGCGCGCACGCAGCTCTCCCGCGAGCCGCGCCCCCTGCCCCGCATGGTGCTCAACCCCGAGGTGAAGGACCTCTTCGCCTTCCGGTACGAGGACTTCACGCTCCAGGCGTACGAGCCCCACCCCGCCATCAAGGCCCCCGTGGCCGTATGA
- a CDS encoding dihydrofolate reductase: MTLSAIAAMAANRVIGANNQLPWRLPADLARFKRLTLGHTLILGRKTYESIGRPLPGRTLVVVTRQRDYAPAGVQVVHSVEEALARAAGDSEAFIAGGADLYAQTQGLWNRLYLTRIERDFPGDAWFPEVDLSGWRLAAEEHHPAEGETGLPHAFLTYER, translated from the coding sequence ATGACGCTGTCCGCCATCGCGGCCATGGCCGCCAACCGGGTGATTGGCGCGAACAACCAGCTGCCCTGGCGCCTGCCCGCGGACCTCGCCCGCTTCAAGCGGCTCACCCTGGGGCACACCCTCATCCTGGGCCGGAAGACCTACGAGTCCATCGGCCGGCCCCTGCCGGGCCGCACCCTCGTGGTGGTGACGCGCCAGCGGGATTACGCCCCCGCGGGCGTCCAGGTGGTCCACTCGGTGGAGGAGGCGCTCGCGCGGGCCGCCGGGGACAGCGAGGCCTTCATCGCCGGGGGCGCGGACCTCTACGCGCAGACCCAAGGCCTGTGGAACCGGCTCTACCTCACCCGCATCGAGCGGGACTTCCCGGGCGATGCCTGGTTTCCCGAGGTGGACCTCTCGGGCTGGCGGCTCGCCGCCGAGGAGCACCATCCGGCGGAGGGCGAGACCGGGCTTCCCCACGCCTTCCTCACCTACGAGCGGTGA
- a CDS encoding cytochrome c/FTR1 family iron permease, giving the protein MNRASIALGLFLLIALPSAVHAEEAASEGRTWHRLVGILQYLEADYPAAVESQSEFELTEQKSFIAEAMGAAQELGPAGQGFLQRLQAVKARVDQGTDPEGVSRDCGALVEDLVLAGGLARSPRRVPDLSQGERLFQVACASCHGADGRAQVPIAQTMEPQPANFHDPETMAGLTPYKAFNTTSFGVPGTAMPGFPTLSEEERWSLAFFLFTLRQPPCEGVPPRASLERLATATDPELVAEHGGQHLACLRRKLPDADEERSLLTARGEVENALRKGAAGDFLGARNALLDAYLTGLEPVEVKLSARDPELVRRLEEAFLHARLAAEQGSPHLQDEGRELLSLLDQARRGSGTTAGFLSVVWLTLFILLREGFEATIIVTALLAALRKMEATRHARVVHAGWVSALAVGALAFLFGQHLLAGANRELLEGVAALVAVAMLLYAALWLNARANVSHFMGELRQKMQGALGRGSAVGVFTIAFTAVLRESFETALFLQGLALDSAPGVAWGTAAGLVALVALVFFVHRVGYKLPMKTLFKASTGVLVATAVMLLGKGLHALQEIALLPLAPIPFVTVELLGIYPDAVSFMPQLVLALCPLVLFLIRRSRTARLAGASPQG; this is encoded by the coding sequence GTGAATCGCGCATCCATCGCCCTGGGGTTGTTCCTGCTCATCGCACTCCCCTCGGCGGTCCATGCGGAGGAAGCCGCGTCCGAGGGGCGGACGTGGCACCGGCTGGTGGGCATCCTCCAGTACCTGGAAGCCGATTACCCGGCCGCCGTCGAATCCCAGTCCGAGTTCGAGCTGACGGAGCAGAAGAGCTTCATCGCCGAGGCGATGGGGGCCGCGCAGGAGCTGGGCCCCGCCGGACAGGGATTCCTGCAGCGGCTCCAGGCGGTGAAGGCGCGCGTGGATCAGGGCACGGATCCCGAGGGCGTGAGCCGCGACTGCGGCGCGCTCGTGGAGGACCTGGTGCTCGCGGGGGGCCTGGCCCGCAGCCCGCGCCGGGTGCCGGATCTCTCCCAGGGCGAGCGCCTGTTCCAGGTGGCCTGCGCCTCGTGCCACGGCGCGGATGGGCGCGCCCAGGTGCCCATCGCCCAGACGATGGAGCCGCAGCCGGCCAACTTCCATGATCCGGAGACGATGGCGGGGCTCACCCCCTACAAGGCCTTCAACACCACCAGCTTCGGCGTGCCCGGCACGGCGATGCCGGGCTTCCCCACGCTCTCCGAGGAGGAGCGCTGGTCGCTGGCCTTCTTCCTGTTCACCCTGCGCCAGCCGCCGTGCGAGGGCGTGCCCCCGCGCGCCTCGCTGGAGCGCCTGGCCACCGCCACGGACCCGGAGCTGGTGGCGGAGCACGGCGGGCAGCACCTGGCCTGCCTGCGGCGGAAGCTGCCGGACGCGGACGAGGAGCGCTCGCTGCTGACGGCGCGGGGCGAGGTGGAGAACGCCCTGCGCAAGGGCGCCGCCGGGGACTTCCTGGGCGCGCGCAACGCGCTGCTGGATGCGTACCTCACCGGCCTGGAGCCCGTGGAGGTGAAGCTGAGCGCAAGGGACCCCGAGCTGGTGCGGCGCCTGGAGGAGGCCTTCCTGCACGCGCGGCTCGCCGCCGAGCAGGGCAGCCCACACCTGCAGGACGAGGGGCGGGAGCTCTTGTCGCTGCTGGATCAGGCGCGGCGGGGCAGCGGCACCACGGCGGGCTTCCTGTCCGTCGTGTGGCTCACCCTGTTCATCCTGCTGCGCGAGGGCTTCGAGGCCACCATCATCGTCACGGCCCTGCTGGCCGCGCTGCGCAAGATGGAGGCCACGCGCCATGCCCGCGTCGTCCACGCCGGGTGGGTGTCCGCGCTCGCCGTGGGCGCGCTGGCGTTCCTCTTTGGCCAGCACCTGCTCGCGGGGGCCAACCGCGAGCTGCTCGAGGGCGTGGCGGCGCTCGTCGCGGTGGCCATGCTCCTGTACGCGGCGCTGTGGCTCAACGCGCGCGCCAACGTGAGCCACTTCATGGGCGAGCTGCGCCAGAAGATGCAGGGGGCGCTCGGCCGGGGCAGCGCGGTGGGCGTGTTCACCATCGCCTTCACCGCGGTGCTGCGCGAGAGCTTCGAGACGGCGCTCTTCCTCCAGGGCCTGGCGCTCGACTCGGCCCCGGGCGTGGCCTGGGGCACCGCGGCGGGCCTAGTGGCGCTCGTCGCCCTGGTCTTCTTCGTGCACCGCGTGGGCTACAAGCTGCCCATGAAGACGCTCTTCAAGGCCTCCACGGGGGTGCTCGTCGCCACCGCGGTGATGCTGCTGGGCAAGGGGCTGCACGCGCTCCAGGAGATCGCCCTGCTGCCGCTGGCGCCCATCCCCTTCGTGACCGTGGAGCTGCTGGGCATCTACCCGGACGCGGTGTCGTTCATGCCGCAGCTCGTGCTGGCCCTCTGCCCCCTGGTGCTGTTCCTCATCCGCCGGAGCCGGACCGCGCGGCTGGCCGGGGCCTCCCCCCAGGGCTGA